The following coding sequences lie in one Oncorhynchus nerka isolate Pitt River linkage group LG14, Oner_Uvic_2.0, whole genome shotgun sequence genomic window:
- the LOC115141524 gene encoding sodium/potassium-transporting ATPase subunit gamma-like, producing LDCSWLQRQKEAQLRGSHIARGAFQHHSHSHRPAIMSAAGAPEYDPDAEFVYDYQTLRIGGLTFVAVIMILSVLLLASNKIRRCGKPRERKVEEKPLA from the exons CTGGACTGCAGCTGGCTACAGAGGCAGAAGGAGGCACAACTGAGAGGATCTCACATAGCCAGAGGAGCCTTCCAACACCACAG CCACTCACACAGACCAGCCATCATGTCTGCCGCCGGAG ctCCCGAGTACGACCCTGATGCAGAATTTGTGTATG ACTACCAGACTCTTCGTATTGGAGGTCTGACCTTCGTTGCAGTCATCATGATCCTGTCGGTTCTCCTGCTGGCCA GCAACAAAATCCGCAGGTGTGGAAAGCCCAGG GAAAGAAAGGTCGAAGAGAAACCCCTAGCGTAG